One Pichia kudriavzevii chromosome 3, complete sequence genomic window carries:
- a CDS encoding uncharacterized protein (PKUD0C04200; similar to Saccharomyces cerevisiae YOR380W (RDR1)) gives MDHSHQSLIKPSYRERLVCQKYYVLSSCIYSNLNFLISFKVSFIGLFTCLTSVPRVHCPITERNPKVMSGNQRLQSKRRQVPSEKRKRALFSCDRCKLRKTKCNRIQNNDLKYDNITPCLQCTKAGVACTTSIPRKKRFYGPVKNIAFHYKCLLSLVAGLFPDSDIYSFEDLIDLGHKLKIEMPKLDLADEEDNETLENLKTEKEAQPDKAITEKTDLMPKKPAVIKSESVSHAANKNEDIPRKKLTKRRNEIDSLEATENQESTSKQLLITENKEQPKLPKLPPGVKLKNSDNERLIMDRFGHTHFIGNFGTASLLNGLCDIIIKNSFNKKKPPTSTQDLRDHSVQTITSDNAPAYQYPKQLYNFDRIEIDRFPLINTIEKEEADFYMKIFFEKVHPYYFIFNRELFMEKYHIFWEEIDADMNREEADTHTVLRLSSAEICSIYMVWILGKRFQQYSFPEILPSNAKLDDETISKLIDIIKLSFTDVVLTPSIDGIRLLILFSVYLSSIKVRESGYCLMELAVIQAKSLGLHRKSIVAKFNDKKADVMKRILWSLAKSETILSYSFGRSSGIPWEEIDIGLPTVEDETDEEFKVFYSRSCMLTKIIFEILDYKKKSHKEPLSLVSVEKALYFRRKLEKFWEGVPEIWKDYKSLPINRYKPKLHIQYHYYYIALTLPMFLYIVNSQSYIIKNDDPFLALLVCGIKSSFKTAEIISYTDSKGFFNGTIYFDIFYCYNAIMVLTLSYTLFKSSQNSKEKQIIDLDNLDKKYGINLDEVLKSINLIRKLIWKNLGKIDGTMRRMSDIIETLLDDLGIIQILVVKYGAKPSNVKNIETKDETGKTSVSSISTGYRKIKLNLNQQGRSKRTRTPTPKNERPSKSPARSKKPRRFDNMPSGGGLYPFSPMGDDQAEPYSLIPTESPMGKDTISKTDSPRNFEATELDNPALGSNEIHLANNATSASDNQPALDINANDNINDVLNSLSLNNDLMDALFGSELFNLEEDLLL, from the coding sequence AAAGTTATGAGTGGGAATCAGAGGCTTCAGTCTAAGAGAAGACAGGTGCCGTctgaaaagagaaaacgGGCACTTTTCTCTTGTGATAGATGCAAATTAAGGAAAACTAAGTGTAATAGGATACAAAACAATGACTTGAAGTATGACAACATTACGCCGTGCTTACAATGCACTAAAGCTGGTGTAGCATGCACAACTTCCATACCGAGAAAAAAACGCTTTTATGGTCCCGTCAAAAATATCGCATTCCACTATAAATGTCTGCTATCTTTAGTGGCTGGACTGTTTCCCGACTCAGATATTTATAGTTTCGAAGACTTGATAGACTTAGGCCATAAGCTAAAGATAGAAATGCCAAAATTAGATTTGGCAGATGAGGAAGATAACGAAACACTTGAAAATctaaaaacagagaaagaagCACAGCCAGATAAGGCCATAACCGAAAAAACTGATTTGATGCCTAAGAAACCTGCAGTGATAAAAAGTGAATCAGTGAGTCATGCAGCTaataaaaatgaagatataCCCAGGAAGAAACTTACAAAACGTAGAAATGAGATCGATTCTCTTGAAGCGACTGAAAATCAGGAGTCTACATCCAAGCAACTACTCATtactgaaaataaagaacaACCAAAACTGCCAAAATTACCACCAGGAGTTAAGTTGAAGAATAGTGACAACGAGAGGTTGATTATGGACCGATTTGGGCATACCCATTTTATTGGGAACTTTGGTACTGCGTCACTCTTGAATGGTTTATGTGAtataattatcaaaaattcGTTtaataaaaagaaacctCCAACCTCCACGCAGGATCTAAGAGATCATTCTGTGCAAACAATTACCTCGGATAATGCACCAGCATATCAATACCCTAAACAGCTGTATAACTTTGACAGGATCGAGATTGACAGATTCCCCCTTATCAATACGAtcgaaaaggaagaagCGGACTTTTACATGAAAATATTCTTTGAGAAAGTCCATCCATATtacttcatcttcaacaggGAGCTTTTCATGGAGAAATATCATATATTTTGGGAGGAAATTGATGCCGACATGAACAGGGAAGAAGCTGACACACACACCGTGTTGAGGTTGTCTAGTGCCGagatttgttcaatataTATGGTTTGGATTTTGGGGAAAAGGTTCCAGCAGTACTCATTTCCGGAGATCCTTCCCTCAAATGCCAAACTTGATGATGAGACGATAAGTAAACTTATAGACATTATAAAGTTATCTTTTACCGATGTGGTGTTGACTCCTTCAATTGATGGTATTCGTTTGTTGATTCTGTTTTCTGTTTATCTTTCAAGTATAAAAGTTAGAGAAAGCGGTTATTGCTTAATGGAACTCGCCGTAATCCAGGCAAAAAGTTTAGGTTTACATAGAAAATCCATAGTTGCAAAATTTAACGACAAGAAGGCAGACGTCATGAAAAGAATTTTATGGTCGTTAGCCAAGTCGGAAACTATTTTATCCTATTCATTTGGTAGATCAAGTGGCATTCCATGGGAGGAAATAGATATAGGGCTGCCAACAGTTGAGGATGAAACAGACGAAGAGTTTAAGGTGTTTTACTCTCGTAGTTGCATGTTGACAAAaattatctttgaaatattggattataaaaagaaatcaCACAAGGAGCCTTTATCACTAGTTAGTGTTGAAAAAGCACTATATTTTAGAAGAAAGCTAGAAAAATTTTGGGAAGGCGTTCCTGAAATTTGGAAAGATTATAAATCTTTACCGATCAACAGATATAAGCCAAAACTACATATTCAGTATCATTACTATTATATTGCTTTAACTTTGCCTATGTTTTTGTACATAGTCAACTCGCAATCTTACATCATAAAAAATGATGACCCATTTTTGGCTTTATTAGTTTGCGGTATTAAGTCTTCTTTCAAGACGGCCGAGATTATCAGCTATACAGACTCGAAAGGGTTCTTCAATGGTACGATATATTTTGACATATTTTATTGTTACAATGCCATCATGGTTTTGACACTTTCGTATACCCTGTTCAAGTCGTCTCAGAACTCAAAGGAAAAGCAAattattgatttggatAACCTAGATAAAAAATACGGAATCAACTTAGATGAAGTACTAAAgtcaatcaatttgatcAGAAAGTTGATATGGAAGAACCTAggaaaaattgatggtaCAATGAGGAGGATGTCTGATATAATCGAGACCTTATTGGACGATTTAGGAATCATACAAATATTAGTAGTCAAATATGGGGCAAAACCAAGTAATGTTAAGAACATTGAAACCAAAGACGAAACAGGTAAAACCAGTGTTAGTAGTATCAGCACAGGTTATCGTAAGATCAAATTGAATCTCAACCAACAGGGAAGAAGCAAGCGAACTAGGACCCCGACACCTAAGAATGAAAGACCATCTAAATCACCAGCTAGATCTAAAAAACCTAGGAGATTTGATAATATGCCGAGTGGTGGTGGGTTATACCCATTTTCTCCTATGGGAGATGATCAGGCTGAACCATATTCATTAATACCGACTGAGAGTCCTATGGGTAAAGACACAATATCAAAGACCGATTCTCCAAGAAATTTTGAAGCTACCGAATTGGATAATCCTGCACTAGGAAGTAATGAAATTCATCTTGCCAATAATGCAACTTCAGCTTCGGATAACCAACCTGCTCTTGATATCAACGCTAATGATAATATCAACGATGTTTTGAACTCTCTGAGCTTAAATAACGATTTGATGGATGCATTGTTTGGGTCAGAATTATTTAACCTGGAGGAAGATTTG